TGTCACGACTTCCGGGGCCGAGGATATGGACCTCGGAAAAACGTTCTGCGGCACACCTTCAGAGATTGCGGCACGGTTCTGCACAAAGACCGGCATCCAACAGTTCTTTGAAGAACATGAGTTCCCGGTGCCGTCTTTTCTTCCTGAAGAAGTGTACCCTGCGTTTATCAAACCGGACACCGGTGCGGGTGGCTGGCGCAATACCCTTGCCATGACACCGAACGACGAGGCGGCATGGAGAGAATGCTGGCCGGATACCCCCTACATCCGCCAGATGCCGGTGGAAGGCATCCCATGCAGTGTCTCCTGCATCGCCGACGGCACGTCTGCACGGGCACTCAGCCTCAACCGCCAGTTTAACCGTGGCGGAGTGGGAGAGCGCAGGTTCGGGTTTGCAGGAGCGCTGACTCCCTTCCTGCCGGAAGAGCGTGATCAGATCCTTAGCCTTGCAGAGGATATTGCCGCGAAAAGCGGGTGTATCGGATCGCTCGGGATTGACTTCATGCTGACGGACGACGGCATCCGCACCATTGAAATCAACCCGCGTTTCCAGGCAACGCTTGATATCGTCGAGATGAGCACCGGCGTAAATATCTTTGAACTGCACCGGAATGCGGCCCGCGGCATCCTTCCTGCCGAACGGCCGGAACCCGCCATGACTGCCCTGCGCTCCATCATCTTTGCGGATCATGACTGTGTGGTCGCTGACGACCTGAAATCACTCCATCCGGATATTGCAGACATACCATGGGTTGGAACAGAGATTGAAGAAGGGAACGCAGTTCTCAGCGTCTACGGGCGTGGAGCAGATGAGGACGAAGCACTCGCTTCCTTGGATAAGACTATTACCAAAGTACACAGATATATGAGCAGATGGTAGAGGAGACAGACATTCTGGAAAATCCAGCGGTTCGTGCATATCTTATCCGTATGGTGGGAGAAGAAGGGCTGACCCTTCTGGAAAACTTTGACCGTACTATTGAAAAAACGGACGAGGAACTGGCTGAGGAGACAGAAATTAACCTCAACTCGGTCAGAAATACATTATATACACTTTACGGAAAACGTCTCGCCCAATACCGGCGGGAGAAAAATCAGGAGACCGGGTGGCTCACCTACAAGTGGAAACTCAGGCTGGATAACCTGAACGATGCCCTCACCGACGATATGGAGGATGCACTAGAGAAACTATCCTCACGGGAACGGTACGAAGACGAAAATGACTTCTACATCTGTAACAATTGCGGTATTGTATATACGTTCAATGACGCCCTTGCACTCGAGTTCAACTGCCGGTGCGGGACCCACATGGAACATTATGACAATGAACTCCTTCTCAATGTACTCAAAAAGCGCGTTGCTGCGATGAAGACTACACTGGGCAAAGTCTGATGCTTCCGGCAGAAGACCCATTTTTATTTCTCCGCAGGGCTGGTTGTCCCGATAATGTGATCGCCCATTGCCATGTGGTACATGACCTTGCCTGCCGGTATGCAGAATCACGCCCGGTGGATAGGGAGCTTGTCTCCTGGGGTGCAGCTCTCCATGACATCGGCAGATCAGAGACCCATTCCCTTGCCCATGGACAGGTGGGTGCAGATATCTGCCGGAGGTATGGCCTTCCTGAGGAGGTGGCACGCATTGTAGAGTGCCACATTGGCGCAGGACTCACCGCAGAGGAGTGCAGGGCAGAGGGGCTGAAACCGATTGACTGTGTCCCAAAGACACCGGAAGAGAAGATTGTTGCACATGCGGACAACCGGGTCAGAGGCACAACAGTGATTACGATTGAGGAACGTATTGCATCTGCTTCCGGGAAACTACCGGACAATATTCTCAGGCGTATTAAAGCCCTTGCAGACGATGTTGAACAGCTCTGAAGGCTCTTCCCATGATGTTTTATTCGAAAATGACCCTCTCCTGTGTCACATTTAACGGCAACCGGGGCAAAGGGCGGAGGGCATTCCATCCCCCTGCACTTCATCACACTCAGAACGCTGTGACCAATATTTTCTGTATGTCTGTTTTGGCGGTATTAGTTTGATATTTAATTAAGCAGTTACATCTCAGGAACTGCCTCCCCCGGAGGGGGGAGGAGGAGCACGGCCGCGGCCGTGCGGGTGTGAGGGTTTCCTTTTTTGCTAATGGGTTGCACGTGTTTCTCACAGTTAGGGGTTTCATCCCCGACAACCCCCTTAAGGGATGCGCCCTGTACGGAAAGGGGCGTGGAAGTGGACATCAGGATTCGCATAATGAGAATGGCTTCGTTTTTGTTCTCATAGGAAATTGTGTACTACCCGTACACCGCATATCCCTTGAACTGCCTCCCCCCGAAGGGGGAAGGATGAGCACGGTCCCGACCGTGCGGGAGAGAGGGGTTTCCTGTTCTTAGGGATGGGTTGTATGGGTTTCCCACATTCAGGAGGTTCCCTCCGACAGCCCCTTAAGAGATGCGCCCTTTACGGGAAGGTCGCTGAATTTGATATCAGGTTTCGTATAATGAGAATGGCTCCGTTTTTGTTCTCATTGGAAAACGTGTGCAAGTCGTACACCACTTTTCCCTTGAACTGCCCCCCACGGAGGGGGGAGAAGGAGCACGGCCACAGCCGTGCGGGAGAGGGGGGGTTTCCTGTTATGTATGCTGAGCTGTATTGGTTCCCTACAGTCAGGGGGTTTCACCCCCGACAGCCCCCTTAAGGGATGCGTCTAATCCGGAATAGGACATGGAATTGGAAATCATCTCAAATGTGTAACCTTATGGTGTAATGCAGGAGAGCGGAAATCCGGAAAAAATTATGGAAAAATATGAAAAAAAGGTATAATAATTGAAAAAAATGAAAAACGGTGTCATACTCTTCAAAGTAGGGAAATACCATTATTCAGGATGCCAGGCCCGGTATCGCCGTTCTTCTCCGGGTGAAACTGCACCCGTATACAGTGCCGATTCCAATCGAGGATGACGTCAAAGAGGGGGGAGGGCCACAGAAAAGAGTGAAAAACCATCTTATTATTCAATAATCAGTTTTTTTACCTGGGGAAGAGCACGCAGGGCTTCATAGACAAATGGCGGAAGGGTTTCATCCACCACGATAACGAGCTTCGGGTCTTCTGAGAGGTGTGAGTCGGTCACAAAGATCTGGCGAATGGAAATGCCATTATCCGCGATGACCCTGACAGCATCACCCACAACTCCTTTTTGTTCTGCGTCATCCGGCATTACGGTGATTACCGTGAGACCGAGAGACTCTGCGATACGGCTGACGTCAGGCGTAGCCCTGAGGTTGAGGAAAATCTCGGATATGGTAGGATTCGAGAGAATTCGTTTCACCGTCGCATCGACGACCCGCCGATCGGTTCCAATCTTCTTTGAGAGATGGGTCGCGGGGATTTCTATACCATTTACCGTGACACGGCCCCGCTCATTAATCCCAAGACCGTTTTCCAGAAGAAATCGAACAACCTGCGCCTGGGAAGGCGAATCACTGAATATATCCAGTATCTCTGCCCACATTACGATAGAATTTAACCTGCTCCATAAAAATACCACTTATCTACACCTGCAGTACAGGGATGAAAAATCCCGGAACAAAGCAGGAAAACAAAATCAAATCAAAACATATATTTTCCAATACAGCATTCTATGTAGAGTAACATGGCGCAGTCGCCTGAGACCCCAGTGGTTTCTTTAGACAGCAGAAAGTCATGGAACCGGTCCTGGCTATTATCGCACACTTCTGTGCGGGGGTTGCCGAGCCAGGTCAAAGGCGCTAGGTTGAGGGCCTAGTCTCGTAGGAGTCCGAGCGTTCGAATCGCTCCCCCCGCATTTTACCATTATTACACCAAAGAGCTGAAAGCAACTTTCATTCAAACAGTTTTCTGCAAGCAATTCGACAGGATCTTCACAAATCTGTGTAGCAAATATCTCAGATGGTTTTCTTTGTCCAGGAACAGAACACAACTGCAGTACACACAGAATCTCAAGAGACATGGTTAAACAGGTGAGCAAAATCCCTTTCAGAGAGTCACATACCATTCGGAACAATTCATATTGCTCCTGAAACGGCAACATCCTCCTATAAATGTCACGCCTGCAATACAACCGGAACAGGGGATCATCAGCCCACCCTGCCACCAATCGCTGAGGTAGCTGGTCTTGCAGAGGGGAGTAATCTTCCATCCGTCCTTCGATTTGGCCAAAGCAGTACCCCATAGGAACTAGCGGAGCGCCAAATGACGGCCAGCTGTGAATATGTGATATATTTTTTCATCCAGACATTCAACAGGAATATATCATCAAAATTGCCTAACGCCACATTTCCCTGATGTATCGAAAACCTACAGACATCCGGACAGGGGTACTTTCAAAGATGCGCATGGAACAGAAAAGTTCAGACACAGGTAATAAAAATGGATGCCCATTTCCTGTAGAATTATGAAGCCGTGAAAAACGGTATCTCTCCACGCAGGATACGAACCGGAATGCAGCAGCATGCCGGATAAAAAATATGATTTATCGCTTAATTCTTAAACAGATAAAACTCATGGGGCACACGTATCTCAAAGCGCGCCCCGATTCCTTTCTTCCCGCTCTCACGGATGCTCATACCGGTAATGGAGAGAATTTCCCGCACCAGAAAGAGCCCATACCCGGTGTTTTTACCGATCTTTTTCCAGAATATCTTATCTTTCATATGGTCCGGCACACCGCTTCCATCGTCCTCAAAGACAAGCAGACCGCCATCCTCCTCTTCACGGAAAGAAACGGTCATCCGGGTCACCCCTCCCCCATGGCGCACGGCATTGTCAAACAGATTATAGATGACACGTTTCAGCAGCGGGTCCGCAAACACCTCAAGACTGCCGGTGGTGATCTCAGTTGAAATATGATGGAAATCCGGGACTTCTGCAACTTCTGCCACCAATGACCCGACATTCATCCATTCAGCAGTCTTTGATCCCAGCGCATGATACTCGCGTGTGAAGGTGATCTGGTTCTCCATTGTCGTGATCACATCGTCCATAATTCTCAGGGGTTGCTCCGCTTTTTTCTCGCACCCAATCTCTTCTTTGAGCAGTGCTGAGATCATCGAAAGCGCACGGATCTGATTCAGAAGGTCATGCCGGGTAATACCTGAGAGCAGCCCCAGTTTCCGGTTTGCATTCATCAGTGCTTTCTCCACCTCCTGTGTCCGTTTCAGTTCAGAATCGAGTTCACTGGATGTTTTCTTCAACCTCTGAATTTCACACTTCAGGCGTTCGACAAGAATATTTACACTTCGCCTGAGGTTCTCCGTCTCCGCGGACCGTGCCTCCTGTATCGGGTGATCCAGATGCCCTTCTGCGATATAGTCAACATCAGCGATAATCGCCTTTACCGGCCGGGTCATGTAATACGAGACATAATATGCAAAAAATACCCCAATTCCCACACCAAGGAGACAAAGAATGACCACATAAAAGAGCAGGGAATTTATTGATTCATGAAGGGGCAATGTCGAAAAGACAATCTCACCGACGAGATCCATCTGGGAAGATGACGGATATTCATCGTTTTCCAGATCAATATAGATATACCGCGTAATGGTTTCGTTCTCCCTATCGACAACATCAAACCCCACCTTGTCGGCATATACCTGTTTTACATGAGTAAGAGTATCCCCCTGTGCAGAGGTACCATGCCCTGCCAGTTGGCGGTAGGTGATGTCAAAGACTGAAACCTCACGAATGGCCGATTCATCCCCCATCAGCATTTTTGTGATGGCAGTATAGGGAAAGTCCTTGCGTCCTTCCATAAATTTCTCAGAGGTGAAACTTAATTCAAGCAGATACTTGTGGTCAGGTGTAGGCATATAGGCATATTTTTTTCCGGTTTCAGGAACAGCGAGACTGGAGCAGACCCGGTCTGCGACAAAAGTGTCTCCCTCTCTGATTCTGGTGATTGATGAACAAAACGTAGGGAATGTGCTGAAATCGAACCCTTTGTCCGGCTCAAATGTAGTGTATTCAATCACGCCCGCTTCATTGATAATGTATAGGTCTATCTCCCAGTCAGAACGCTCCATCTCAGCTTTAAGGGCATCGAGATCTATTGCAGCAGGGTTTCCGCCTGACTGATTGTATGCCGCAAGAAACGGAACAAAGGCATCCTCAAGCTGCTGGTCATAGGCTTTTTCATAGAGGATGAGCCCTTTATCTGCAAGAATCGCAGAATGGGTTACGGTGATCGTCGTACTGTCCATCTTCTCGTCAAACTGGGAAAATATACTATTCTCGACAGAGGTGAAGAGAATTGCAGAAACAGCGACGGTCAGAACAATAAATACGAGGAAGATGACGAGACCAAAACTGGACTGAAGGGAACGGTAATGTCTCTCATCTTTTTCCATTAAATAATTTTTTTGGGAATGGAATGGCTTTAATCTATCTTTTATTGAAACACATAATTTTTGACGATTTTAGCAGGAATATGCATAGTTTCCATTCACATGCAATCATTCACGACCATAATTTCCCTTTGGCGCGTATACCATTGTTCTGCAAAATCCGAACATTCATTGATAAAGAGACCAAAAAATCTGTATATGAAAAGTCCCTTCCATGTGATGCTGATACCAACCCTTGGCTGTCCGGGCAACTGCGCCTACTGCTGGAGTTCAGAAGAGGACTCACCGGTGATGAGCATGGAGATCATCAAAGAAGTGGCCGCCTGGATCAGGGATTTTGACGACCGGCAGGTAACTGTCACATTCCATGGAGGAGAACCACTGCTTGCAGGGGCTGAGTTCTACCGTGAGGCATTTCCGCTTCTCTCAGAGGAACTTGCACACCTGAAACCGGCATTTGCCATTCAGACCAATCTCTGGCGGATGACACCCGAAATTGCACAGATATTTGCTGAATATCAGGTCCCAATCGGGTCCTCCATTGATGGCCCAAAAGAGATCAACGATGTACAGCGGGGTGACGGCTATTTTGATAAGACCATGCACGGCTACCAGATTGCACGCGAAAACGGTCTCAATGTGCGGTTTATCTGCACCTTCACCTCATATTCTGTTGAATTCCGTGAGGAGATATTCAACTACTTCATGCAGAACGGACTTACGCTCAAACTCCACCCGGCACTCCCGTCCCTGCGGGGAGACGACCCGGAAAAATGGGCTCTCGCACCGGAAAAATACGGAGACCTCCTCATCTACCTCCTCGACAAATATCTGGAGAACCTGAACACTGCAGAAATAATGAATATTAACGATCTCTTCAAATCTGTCTTTACACGAACAGGGACAGTCTGCACCTTCAACGACTGTATGGGAAACACTTTCGCCGTCGGCCCGGACGGCAGCATTTACCCCTGCTACCGGTTTGTAGGTATGCCCGAGTGGGTAATGGGAAATGTACGTGACCATCCGACAAAAGCGGATCTCGCAGAATCACGCGCATGGAAACTGATGCATGCATTCAAGGACTTCGTTGATGAAAACTGCAAAGACTGTAAGCATATTCACTACTGCCGCGGCGGCTGCCCCTACAATGCCATCACCCCGACGGGAGGGGAAGTAAAAGCGGTTGATCCTCACTGCCCGGCATATAACCAGATATTTGACGAACTTAATGACCGACTGAATAAAGAACTCTTTGGAACCGACGCAATGGCAATGGGCATGGGCGGATCACGACGCAGACAGCGAAATCGTAAAGCGGGGATTATGGACCTTATGCAGAAGATCGTGTCGGAATAATCAACGTGGCTTAGATCCTGATTTCTGAGTACGGGAAAGGGTGACAGATCTCCGTTCAAATAAAAA
Above is a window of Methanogenium organophilum DNA encoding:
- a CDS encoding ATP-grasp domain-containing protein; translation: MRGRVLVAGFATRHVVRSAYAAGYEVCAIDHFCDQDLTWYTKEQQTFEELAEFPDLIEDFCSRHTFDCIVTTSGAEDMDLGKTFCGTPSEIAARFCTKTGIQQFFEEHEFPVPSFLPEEVYPAFIKPDTGAGGWRNTLAMTPNDEAAWRECWPDTPYIRQMPVEGIPCSVSCIADGTSARALSLNRQFNRGGVGERRFGFAGALTPFLPEERDQILSLAEDIAAKSGCIGSLGIDFMLTDDGIRTIEINPRFQATLDIVEMSTGVNIFELHRNAARGILPAERPEPAMTALRSIIFADHDCVVADDLKSLHPDIADIPWVGTEIEEGNAVLSVYGRGADEDEALASLDKTITKVHRYMSRW
- a CDS encoding transcription factor, with translation MVEETDILENPAVRAYLIRMVGEEGLTLLENFDRTIEKTDEELAEETEINLNSVRNTLYTLYGKRLAQYRREKNQETGWLTYKWKLRLDNLNDALTDDMEDALEKLSSRERYEDENDFYICNNCGIVYTFNDALALEFNCRCGTHMEHYDNELLLNVLKKRVAAMKTTLGKV
- a CDS encoding HDIG domain-containing metalloprotein, coding for MLPAEDPFLFLRRAGCPDNVIAHCHVVHDLACRYAESRPVDRELVSWGAALHDIGRSETHSLAHGQVGADICRRYGLPEEVARIVECHIGAGLTAEECRAEGLKPIDCVPKTPEEKIVAHADNRVRGTTVITIEERIASASGKLPDNILRRIKALADDVEQL
- a CDS encoding regulator of amino acid metabolism, contains ACT domain protein — protein: MWAEILDIFSDSPSQAQVVRFLLENGLGINERGRVTVNGIEIPATHLSKKIGTDRRVVDATVKRILSNPTISEIFLNLRATPDVSRIAESLGLTVITVMPDDAEQKGVVGDAVRVIADNGISIRQIFVTDSHLSEDPKLVIVVDETLPPFVYEALRALPQVKKLIIE
- a CDS encoding sensor histidine kinase, with protein sequence MEKDERHYRSLQSSFGLVIFLVFIVLTVAVSAILFTSVENSIFSQFDEKMDSTTITVTHSAILADKGLILYEKAYDQQLEDAFVPFLAAYNQSGGNPAAIDLDALKAEMERSDWEIDLYIINEAGVIEYTTFEPDKGFDFSTFPTFCSSITRIREGDTFVADRVCSSLAVPETGKKYAYMPTPDHKYLLELSFTSEKFMEGRKDFPYTAITKMLMGDESAIREVSVFDITYRQLAGHGTSAQGDTLTHVKQVYADKVGFDVVDRENETITRYIYIDLENDEYPSSSQMDLVGEIVFSTLPLHESINSLLFYVVILCLLGVGIGVFFAYYVSYYMTRPVKAIIADVDYIAEGHLDHPIQEARSAETENLRRSVNILVERLKCEIQRLKKTSSELDSELKRTQEVEKALMNANRKLGLLSGITRHDLLNQIRALSMISALLKEEIGCEKKAEQPLRIMDDVITTMENQITFTREYHALGSKTAEWMNVGSLVAEVAEVPDFHHISTEITTGSLEVFADPLLKRVIYNLFDNAVRHGGGVTRMTVSFREEEDGGLLVFEDDGSGVPDHMKDKIFWKKIGKNTGYGLFLVREILSITGMSIRESGKKGIGARFEIRVPHEFYLFKN
- a CDS encoding TIGR04083 family peptide-modifying radical SAM enzyme; the encoded protein is MKSPFHVMLIPTLGCPGNCAYCWSSEEDSPVMSMEIIKEVAAWIRDFDDRQVTVTFHGGEPLLAGAEFYREAFPLLSEELAHLKPAFAIQTNLWRMTPEIAQIFAEYQVPIGSSIDGPKEINDVQRGDGYFDKTMHGYQIARENGLNVRFICTFTSYSVEFREEIFNYFMQNGLTLKLHPALPSLRGDDPEKWALAPEKYGDLLIYLLDKYLENLNTAEIMNINDLFKSVFTRTGTVCTFNDCMGNTFAVGPDGSIYPCYRFVGMPEWVMGNVRDHPTKADLAESRAWKLMHAFKDFVDENCKDCKHIHYCRGGCPYNAITPTGGEVKAVDPHCPAYNQIFDELNDRLNKELFGTDAMAMGMGGSRRRQRNRKAGIMDLMQKIVSE